The Opisthocomus hoazin isolate bOpiHoa1 chromosome 22, bOpiHoa1.hap1, whole genome shotgun sequence genomic sequence GATGCAAAGGGACAGTGGAAGAGGCTGGCAGCTGTTTCAGCAAGTCAGGaccctcttcttcctctcagTATAAATCTTCTGATGACAGCAGGTTCTTTATTTTCACAGCATACAGAAAAATAGGTGTCTAATGCTGTTCTGGCAACCATACCAAACTTAGCTTTGAAGGCTTAAGAACATTCATACTCAGTTATTGTTCAAGAGGCTAGCATTTTGGTTGCTGGCAACTCAAGACTAAAACCAGAAGACAGGACTACCATCAACTACTTTATTCACCTAAATCTGACACAGCTTCTTGCAACAGACTAACAGGTAACAAAAAGCCTGCAAGTCTCTTTGTTGACTTCCAGAAGCTCACAGCTAACAATGGAAATGTTAAGATGTCTCTTATAATAGGAAAATATCAGGCAACTTACTCCTCCTGTAATGAACTCACCTGGATTTCTTGATCATGTGAGCTGGCAGAGGCCCTAGTATTCTTTCCATCATTGCCAAGTGTTCCTTACTATCATGTGTCTGCGTGGAAAAAGCAATGAATGCACTTTCCAGATTTTTCTACTCTCAGCCACTTGGTAACAACATGCATTTACAAACAAGATGTTCAAGTTTTGTATGAGTATGTTTTCTTTACTCTTAATTCTAGCAGTATCCTCAGACTCTAGACAGGCTCCACCATCCAGAAAGTCAGAAGAGATGATCTTAAATAGTCTGACGGAGGTATCCAAGACATCACATATTCCTATATGCAGGCTGTCTTTATAATCTCATCTACAGAATACTTAAAAAAGCCTGTAAGGTCACATCTTTTACAGTAACAGTTAAGTGCATGTCCTTGAAATATCAAAATCAATAGTCTGTGACAAAAACGTTCAATTTAAATGCATACCTGAAACACTGTAAATCCTAGGTAATACTCAATTAGAATACAACCAATACTCCAAACATCACAAGGCTGCGACCATCCCAGTGCTGCAAAATAGGCAAAGTTTATGTTTGACTTTTTAATATATTCCCAAAACTTGTAATCCATAAAGCCTATGCCCAGTTTCCATGCATTTACTGATGCCCATTTTTCCCCTCCATACCTCTCCTCAAACCTTGGTGGGAGAGGAACACATCTGGACTTCTGTTTTTAGAGTATctctaaaatattttagaatatttctTTACTGTTTACTCACAAGAATTTTAACACCACCATCTGCAACAGATGACTGAATTATTAGAAACACAAGAAACTGCTCAAATTCATGAAGACATCTCAATGAACTGTAATTCACTGCCAGAAGGTTTAAAAGTCTTTACTGACCTAGAATAACCTCAGGAGCTCTATAATGCCTTGTAGACACTAATGTGCTGTGATGTTCATCATCAAAAGTTGCACTTCCAAAATCAACGACTTTGATGTCTGTGTTTTTTAAAGTGCGTTCATCTCGCTTCTGCAAGAAAAATTTGTTTTTTCATAGTTAGGCAAAAGGTGTTCATCACATTGTCTTGTCTCCAAAATAACAGTTAACataaaacactaaaaaataaaCCTATGTTACAAAGCACTCCTTCCAAATACATCAATTCCTGCTCAGCTCAAGCTCCAAGAAAGAGGAGCTGATAACAAAGTGATTTAATCTGAATACTCGAAACAGCCGAGTAAAAGACCTTTCCCACACTAACAGAGCTCCTTGCCTCTTTCTTTAACCTTCAAGTCAACTTCAGTTAGTTATCTCTGTCTTGATTTTTATTATCCATTGGTGCATATGCTCATTTACGTAAATTCAGCTCTAAATAAAAGTTTTTATACTTTGAAAAAAGAGCAGCAACATAAAGAAAAACTTGTATTTCTGCCAGTGCTAGAAGTGATTTGTGCagacaagtccttctcctcacatTGTGTCTTAGTGTTTTCTTAGATTTAAAAGGAAGACACTGGTCACGAATAGTCCTGTCCAGGGCACATGCCAGTTATAACACTACCCCAATGATCAACATCATATgctgatgaaaaacagaaaatcccaTCTTAGCTATTAAGCCAAGGACTGCAAAACTGACAGTCACTTCAGACTCCAGGGTAATCAGACAGAAAGCAAGATCTGACATTCCTctcaaaaggcagagatgctTAAAAGAAATGGATTCAAATGGCTtaagaaatacaaaggaaaataccTGGCTAAATTAAAAGCCATTAACACAATGCTCCTTACGAATGCCAGAACTTCACTGAACAGCAAAGAACTAGTGATCAGATGAAACAGTTACAATCAGAGCAAAGTTACTCACTTGGCAGAAAGTTAGTACATCTCaaagagcacaggaaaaaaaaaaagtctagaatACCACTGGACCTCTGtagttcatattttttaaaataaaagtttagcTGAAGACAGAAGCAGCCCAATTCAAGTTGGGAGACAAAGAACAAGCTTACCATTTTGGCATTGTACTTCACTATGTAATCAGACTCCACAAACAAGATATTTTCAGGCTTGAGATCTGTATGAGTTAGTTTATTATGGTGTAAAACtacaaggaaaaaagaacagtatTCCATAATTAATACAttaatggggggggggagaaaaaaaacatttaataagaCTATTGAGATTTACTTACAGTTTATAGACTGGCAAATTTGATAAGCCATATTTCTAATGTCATTAATATGAAATGGCAGAAAGCTGTTTTCCTTAATAAAGTCATAAGTACTAAGTCCCAGTAGCTCAAAAACAATGCAAACATGGCCATGATGATCAAACCATTCCAGCATCTGGACACAGCGGCTTCgaaaagaaatatataaacaCATGAAAACTCAATTTACTGAATAATTATCTTCCGCAAATCCTTAGTATGCTGAATATTCTAATTTCATACTTACAAAGTGCTGCTTGGATCCATGGTGTTTAAGTGTTCCAACACCTGTATTTCTGAACGGGCTGCTTCCCGGTATCTACCAACATTTTTCACAATTTTAACTGCTACATGCATTCCTCTcctttaaaagaaagtaaaacatcATAAACTGAATCACTTACTGTTAAGATTATTGTAACCCCTAAGCAGCttgattttaataaaaaacacaGGAAGATTAAAGAGAGAATTATGAGTCGGATTAGGGGAATGTGACTTCAGCACACTGAATTTAACCATAACTGTTTTCATAAAGAAATGTAATACCAATCTCTACATCATCAAATACTCGCAGTACATGCTACACCAACTAATTCTCAGTCTTATTACCTCATCTAAGGTACAATAAACCTTAGGAATCCACCTGCAAGGCGATTAAAAAAAGAATGGCCAAGTTCTCATTTCAGGAAAGTACTGCAAAAATTTGACAGTTTTTCCTGCAACTTGCACAACTTGTTCTGGCTCTTTTCCAGTGCTGCTATGGAATCAGGCGAATCGAGCATCTTCTGAACTTCAGAGTCCGAGTATTTTGTACTAGTGAAAACTGACCTACGCTCAGTATAACATTCTATTACTTAAATGGAACACCAATACACGTAATTCGTTCTACCCCATTCAATCACAGAcaatttttaattgcttctgtaAACCTATTTAGATTCTAATGACTTAAGCATACTGTCTGCCCTTGCAACACCAAACTTCTGAACAGACTTAACTCATACAGGAGTTTTCTTCTCCACCAAACAGGCCATCACATGAAGTAACCACTCCATTAAACAAAAGGTTTTATGCTGGATTGCTGTGCATTCAGAAGTTCAAAGGGTAATTCTGATTATGGAGACTGAGGAAAGAAATTTACACCCTGGCCAATCCCAAGCAGTTGCTTTCACTGAGAACCAAAACTACCTTCTCAGCATCTCACCGCATCATCTTCTAAAAGTCAGTCTCCCAAATCAATTCTGCACCCTTTACATACCCTCACATTCCCTAGTTAAGGCAACAGCACTTGTATGACCAACAGAAAAACATAATGAAGCAAATCATAGTTCTCCCCCTTCAAAAAGGGCAGATGACATCTATTTAGTAATCAGTAGTTTGCACCATGCAGTTACATAGcctgtacagaaaaaaacatatgTCTAGTTATAAAAAggtttatttctgaaagaaaccCTCTCTAGACAGATGTTTCCCAAGACAAACGCGGTTAGTttattgctaaagacagattctCAAAACTTAAAGGATAAACAAAGTAACCAAAAGTATTTCTCTATATACCATCTCCTGGAAAGTCAGTACCCTGCAAGGGTCTTTCATGGagcaacagaagaaacaaaaaacatttacAGCACTGGAAGAGATGACTGAAGAACCTCAAAAACAATCAGGAACAGATGTGGTATCACCTGAAAATCCTTCgaaattttaaatgagaaataagcTTAGAAGGTAGCTCTCACACAAAACCACTAccatttctttcttaaatatatttgaactgtgactattttaaaaaaacatccctgagctttaatttctgtcttttgccACGAGATCCGCTTACGAAGACAACCAACACTTACATATCATGATCTATGCACTCCACTACTTTTCCAAAAGCTCCTTCTCCTAAAGTTGCAATAACTTCATCTAAAAAGAACAAATGCAAGTTAGAATTATACAACTACTTAAACAATAATGATTATTATTAATGTAGATTTAAAAATGCACCATTACAAAAGCGTAATTACTTTAAATCTCAGCATCTGAGTGCATTATTTTATTGGACAGGCGTCATGAAAACAGTTAGCAAAAAAGCTATCTCTTGTTCTAATCTCAAGATTCAAGTTCATTTAGTAATTGGAACTTTTTGAACACAGTATTTAAATTCTACAGAAAAGGAGatatgcaaaaaaacaaaaaagcacaaaaaaaacagaacaaaaagagcaatgaagatttttttagCCCCCCTCCTCTGACATACTATTCTAAACAGACTTTTTgctgaaaagtttttaaaaagtgttgaaaAATGTTCTATACATCTTGCTCTCAGAACGTCTCCACTTTCACAGATCAGGTGACCCTCCTCATCATCCTCTACACTCCTGGATCTTTTCCTTCGGTGACTCTTCTGGAAACGGCACCAAGATCGTCCAGCCAATCAATATATCACAGTGAATTCAGGGCAGAACACGCAATTCATTCAGCGGGGAGATATTCAGGCATTCAGTTACACACCAGGCCACGAACAGTTGGCAGGAGCAATTTCAAATTCAGTCCCCAGAAATTCACAGGGCACAGTTTatgttacagaagaaaaacatggcAAGGAACAGATTTTCAGATAAATACTTAAAGtgacaaagcaacagaaaaaacaacacaaTTTTGTCTCTCAAACAGTGGCTTAACTGAAGACAGATTAAGAATGCAACATCACTATTTCTAATGCTTTGCtagcaaataacaaaaaaatgtatttattttacacaTCTAAGCTTACAGTCAGGTGAACTGttactattttttaaacatacactTTATATAatctaagcattaaaaaaaatagcaattaatTTTACTTCCCTCATGtttagagagagaagaaaaatttttctgaagttgctAGTTTGCATTGTATTATCTAATACAACTTGCTGTTTCCTATTGCCTAAATGTGACATGAAACACCTGAAGCTGAAGATGTATGAGTGGGCATGATGCCAACACCGAGAAATTCAGAGAGCGTGCCTTCAAAGAAGGCAAGCAGCAAACTTATCCCATCTTCAGTAAGACATTAGCTGCCATTAACCAGGCACATGGCTTATCAAAGTTTTCTGGAATCAGGTGTAGAACTGTAGAGCTTGTTCTGATCAATTTACCAGACATGTACATCTCAGTTCTAATTAAGCTTACACTAAAAAGACATGTCACTTAAATCACTTTTAGAAATAGAATGTATGGCAACTCACAGTCTACCTGAAAAACCACAGTGCACTATGTTGTAAAACTAGAAAGTGACAACTGTACTTCGAAATAGGATAGTTACCTGTTCTCAATTTCAAGATAACATTTTTCAGATTAATCCCTGTGATCTTAACCACTAGCCACCTACGTTCCCATTGTATAACGAGTACTGATGATAATCTCACCCCCCACCCAACACCGATCCAAAAGTCTCAAGTAAGAATACATTCATATGCTCGCAAATGGACTCAACTACAAATCCTTCTTTAATACTATAGTATTTCTTAAAGTACTGTGACCAGGAATTGAAGTTCTAGCGCTCACTTAAGCAGCCTATTACCACTAATTCATTAATAATAAAGTTAAAAATTACTCATACCGAATGCGATTGGTGACTGGAGCAATGGTGTCTCTTATGCTTCCTTTTATGACTACTTTTCCTGCTCCGACCAGAGGATTTGCTATAGTGATGATGGTGACTCTTTTCATAGTCTCTGTGATAATGTCTGTGGTCATACACTTCACAGAAGTCATTTCTGTATTCCTCAACATATCTCCGGTCATGATGGTCTCTTTCATTTATGGCTCTATCGTCCAAATAATgactgaaaatatatttcaagtGAATGTTCTCCACTTCAAAAACTTGAGGTTCCAACAAGACAAGTGACTTGAGCTGAGTTACAGAGTTACACCGTAACTGTCCTTACACCAAGAATGTGTTCTAGTAGACTCCCCAAAAATAGTGGAGCTTTTGATGTTACTTTATTAGGAATCTAACAACAGTGTCAGTCTCAAATACATAGAAGACATCAGCACAAACAATATATAATCCATCCAGTTTGCACAGTAAATAGACTCAAAAAGGAGAACACTTCCTAAAAACATACCGAGCAACTCAATTACAATCTTCAAAGTCACACGATAAAACATTCTTAATACAGCAATAATCCCCTTCTATGCTTTCAAATCTcaaagtgtaaaaaaaataaaacctggagACTGAAAGAAGTAGCACTGCTCTTAGTGCTCTACATTAAAAGCCTCTGAGACTATCTGGATCAAGGAtcttctgcacagaaaaaaaaaaaatctttaagaaagCTACTGAGGCAAAGAGCCCCCATATTGCTGTACACTTACTCCTTCCAGCGTTTTGTAAGCATGAGTATGAGCTCTTAGAAGAATTGCATGGGATCTTCttgtcaaggggaaaaaaaaaaacaaaaccacacaacagAAAAACCACATCTTTCCAGTGAAAGCAGTGTGGGAGAAAAAGCAAACCACCTCCAAATTAGTAAGAGAAACTCATACTTACCATTATATTAAATGATAAATAAACCTTCTCTTCCTTTTGTTCAGATTACATAAATGAAAAGGCATAGTTTTCACTTGACATTTAATATTGAAAGTATTCAATACTTAATTAACTGATAACAGTGAAACAAACTAGCCGCATTTACctgttttttattaaagaaattcCATTTAACGGTTCAAGTACTGTGTTAACAAAACCAACTACCTCTTCGGCTTGTCTTAAGTGAGCCAAACCTCAAGGCATTGCCAACTTTGGGCACTCAAAAACTCTTATCCTGAAAACATATTTATTCTAGACATGGTAAGAAACATCAGCGCTACTCAATTCAGAGTCTTATACCTGTCTGAAACGTGATCTGGTTTATAGCGCTTGCTTTCTTGTCCACTGCTGTGGGACCTTTTCCTGCGTTTACGGCTGCTACTGTACTTTCTTTGATCCCAGCTCTTTCTGTCGTCCCATTCAGGACAACGAGATTGCTTTGAATGCCGCATCtgccactgaaaaaaaacaaatgaacaaaaacacGTAAAAGACAAAAGCGTTACATTAGTATTTGTAGATACAAGCCAACTACTGTAGTATCATAAAATACGACAGAACTAGAAAGAACCATTTCctcaaatcattcttcttcctcagcttcctCCAAGTATCATTTTGTTTGGCGAGTACACATAGCTTTCTCATCCTAACACTGTAACACTTATGAAACAAATCAAGATTAAATAGGCCAACTCATCTTCACTTCATAGCTTCAAACATGCCGTTAAAGCctgttttaaataaacttttaagTGACTGAAGAGAATAATTTCCTTCACGAGTCTTCTGTTAGAGAGAGACCTTTAATCTTCAAACACACCCTCTTCAACAAAATCGTGATTTAGTTCTTCATTCTGCATGGTACATAAGTTACTACATGTAAGTCAAGTATGTACAATCAGACTAAAAACTTCTCTCACAAAGAGATCACCGTTAAACAGACACTTTTTGAAGTTTTAGCAACAACCACAATGAACCCTGATATATTAGTAACTCTGTAGTACTATGATTCAAGCCACAATTTTCGAACCTTATTAGCATGCAAGTACGCAGGTGTTTCACAATTCAGCTGATTCACCAAAACCCACCAGCTTCCGTTGCTAGATGTTATATGGAGGAATTCTGTGTTCAAACAGGTACatgcacaactgaaaaaaaggaaaagtaaatcaCAGCTGTAGAATTAAGAGTATAACAAAACCACCCAGTTTTGTTTACTCATGTGTGGCAGGAGTTTTTGAAAATAAGCTTACAGTATATTCTGAAGAATGAACTAACACAGGACGAGAAAAAAAGTTTCCACAGTAAGCAGTGATAGCAAGAAAAGTAGTTCAGTAACAAagatagcaataaaaaaaataatgttacacAGAACTACATTGGTTGCCTCTATACCAACTGGAGGCATTACGAAGGAAACTTTTAGAACATGTAAATGGCAAGCCTGTTTTGAAAAAGAGGATGTCTTGTACTTTCATAAGATTCATCACAGGTTGGTAGTTAAAAAACCCCCCACTATAGACACCTACACCAATGTTTTTtacaaaaaactgttttcaaagtaCAAATAcaatgcaaacagcagcaaattgCAAAAATAAATGGCTGGTACACACCTGAGTCAGTCATGATCTAGGTCTCACAAACATCTTAATTCACTTATGATAcattaataagaaataaaaatactaatgTATCGAATGACAAACAAAAACATCTGAAGGATTAAGACAAAATTAAAACCGATTACCGTTTCATTTACATGCCcgaatttcttttc encodes the following:
- the CLK4 gene encoding dual specificity protein kinase CLK4 isoform X1 — protein: MRHSKQSRCPEWDDRKSWDQRKYSSSRKRRKRSHSSGQESKRYKPDHVSDSHYLDDRAINERDHHDRRYVEEYRNDFCEVYDHRHYHRDYEKSHHHHYSKSSGRSRKSSHKRKHKRHHCSSHQSHSKSHRRKRSRSVEDDEEGHLICESGDVLRARYEVIATLGEGAFGKVVECIDHDMRGMHVAVKIVKNVGRYREAARSEIQVLEHLNTMDPSSTFRCVQMLEWFDHHGHVCIVFELLGLSTYDFIKENSFLPFHINDIRNMAYQICQSINFLHHNKLTHTDLKPENILFVESDYIVKYNAKMKRDERTLKNTDIKVVDFGSATFDDEHHSTLVSTRHYRAPEVILALGWSQPCDVWSIGCILIEYYLGFTVFQTHDSKEHLAMMERILGPLPAHMIKKSRKHYFHHDRLDWDEHSSAGRYVRRRCKPLQEFMHCQDTDHENLFDLVRRMLEYDPVKRITLDEALQHPFFHPLRK
- the CLK4 gene encoding dual specificity protein kinase CLK4 isoform X2, which translates into the protein MLISGRCGIQSNLVVLNGTTERAGIKESTVAAVNAGKGPTAVDKKASAINQITFQTDEVIATLGEGAFGKVVECIDHDMRGMHVAVKIVKNVGRYREAARSEIQVLEHLNTMDPSSTFRCVQMLEWFDHHGHVCIVFELLGLSTYDFIKENSFLPFHINDIRNMAYQICQSINFLHHNKLTHTDLKPENILFVESDYIVKYNAKMKRDERTLKNTDIKVVDFGSATFDDEHHSTLVSTRHYRAPEVILALGWSQPCDVWSIGCILIEYYLGFTVFQTHDSKEHLAMMERILGPLPAHMIKKSRKHYFHHDRLDWDEHSSAGRYVRRRCKPLQEFMHCQDTDHENLFDLVRRMLEYDPVKRITLDEALQHPFFHPLRK